The window GCAGAATTTCGTCGGGCTGCGCAACTACGTCTGGATGATCAATGACGGCGAGTTCCGCCAGTCGATCTTCAACAATTTTCTCTGGCTGCTCGTCGTGCCGGCGCTGTCGACCTTTTTCGGTCTCATCATCGCAGCCCTGACGGACCGCATCTGGTGGGGCAACATTGCCAAGACGCTGATCTTCATGCCGATGGCGATCTCCTTCGTGGGTGCCGCAGTCATCTGGAAGTTCATCTATGATTACCGGTCCGCGGGCTCCGAGCAGATCGGCCTCCTGAACGCAATCGTCGTCGCCCTTGGAGGAGAGCCGCAGGCCTGGATCACGCTGCCCTTCTGGAACAATTTCTTCCTGATGGTCATCCTCATCTGGATCCAGACCGGCTTTGCCATGGTCATCCTGTCGGCGGCGTTGCGCGGCATTCCGGAGGAGACGATCGAGGCCGCGGTGATTGACGGCGCCAATGGCTGGCAGATCTTCTTCAAGATCATGGTTCCGCAGATCTGGGGGACGATCGCCGTCGTCTGGACAACCATCACCATCCTCGTTCTCAAAGTCTTCGACATCGTGCTGGCGATGACGAACGGTCAATGGCAGAGCCAAGTTCTCGCCAATCTGATGTTCGACTGGATGTTCCGCGGCGGCGGCGATTTCGGCCGCGGCGCCTCGATTGCCGTCGTCATCATG is drawn from Sinorhizobium sojae CCBAU 05684 and contains these coding sequences:
- a CDS encoding carbohydrate ABC transporter permease, which gives rise to MMQLIAAIVTMIAGVLACAAYFWASNFVLDRIFPSKGLAGAAASRNLRITNAIRPWLFLAPALFALTIYLIYPVIQSVYLSFYGRAGQNFVGLRNYVWMINDGEFRQSIFNNFLWLLVVPALSTFFGLIIAALTDRIWWGNIAKTLIFMPMAISFVGAAVIWKFIYDYRSAGSEQIGLLNAIVVALGGEPQAWITLPFWNNFFLMVILIWIQTGFAMVILSAALRGIPEETIEAAVIDGANGWQIFFKIMVPQIWGTIAVVWTTITILVLKVFDIVLAMTNGQWQSQVLANLMFDWMFRGGGDFGRGASIAVVIMILVIPIMIWNIRNAAKETGGH